The following proteins are co-located in the Heliorestis convoluta genome:
- a CDS encoding sigma-54-dependent transcriptional regulator, producing the protein MSATLLIIAEDEHMRWVYFRALSSVGYEVRAVESDGEGHRLISETVPQLVLLDLDALNWNGMLILQKLQQEHPQLPVVVVNHQTGLEKTLQALKLGACDYVHKPFDLQELRVTVEKALKMESLQEEVRFLRQQVGRGYGEFELIGQSQAIKSIQQLVDQVANSTATVLLQGERGTGKETVARALHYQSQRREKPLIIFDCSAVPEKLVDRELFGQEDFEQRHKGALMMAQGGTLYLKEITALSLPMQASLFEVLNRRFFRPFQGEKEQVVDVRFITSTTRNISQLVKQGLFREDLYYHIRIVPVLLPPLRQRMEDISSLAHHFLKRYDSTGRIHGFTASAMAALESYQWMGNVKELATVVERSILLCQQEWIDRDDLYLPEVAECSYDSSYEQVRKDRDFIERTIEKVRAEMDDKNEQRQKSIERPGKQRENVERQNHERQSNERKGYERLDRKRSRKENILNNIERIQEEKVKALCAISEEEQAPLPKKKDKVIQGAGFTLVLQDDESIFIEEIEKRLIQYALERYQGDQNQASRALGMTRASLASRMQKYQINQGSRRRW; encoded by the coding sequence GTGTCAGCAACCCTATTGATCATTGCTGAAGATGAGCATATGCGGTGGGTTTATTTTCGAGCTCTTTCTTCTGTCGGCTACGAGGTAAGGGCCGTTGAAAGTGATGGAGAAGGTCATCGACTGATCAGTGAAACAGTACCACAGTTAGTACTTCTCGATCTGGATGCTCTTAACTGGAATGGAATGTTGATCTTACAAAAGTTGCAGCAAGAGCACCCTCAGCTTCCTGTGGTCGTCGTGAACCACCAGACAGGATTAGAGAAAACGCTGCAAGCCCTTAAATTAGGAGCTTGTGATTACGTTCACAAACCCTTTGACCTGCAAGAATTACGCGTAACTGTTGAAAAAGCTCTCAAAATGGAATCACTTCAAGAAGAAGTTCGGTTTTTGCGTCAACAGGTGGGACGGGGTTATGGTGAATTTGAGCTGATAGGGCAGAGCCAAGCTATCAAATCGATTCAACAGTTGGTTGATCAGGTAGCCAATTCAACGGCAACGGTTCTTTTACAAGGAGAGCGAGGTACAGGTAAAGAAACGGTGGCGAGAGCGCTCCATTATCAAAGTCAACGTCGAGAAAAGCCTTTAATTATATTCGACTGTTCTGCAGTGCCGGAAAAATTGGTGGACAGGGAGCTCTTTGGTCAAGAAGATTTTGAACAAAGGCACAAAGGCGCCTTGATGATGGCCCAGGGTGGGACTCTGTACTTGAAAGAAATTACAGCTCTATCCTTGCCTATGCAAGCGAGCTTGTTCGAAGTATTGAATCGACGCTTTTTTCGACCTTTTCAGGGAGAGAAAGAGCAAGTGGTCGATGTGCGCTTTATTACTTCTACGACCCGTAATATATCTCAATTGGTCAAGCAAGGTCTTTTTCGTGAAGATCTCTACTACCATATCAGGATTGTTCCTGTCTTATTGCCTCCGTTGCGACAGCGTATGGAAGATATATCATCTCTCGCTCATCACTTTTTGAAACGCTATGATTCAACAGGTCGAATACACGGCTTTACAGCTTCTGCTATGGCTGCCTTAGAATCCTATCAATGGATGGGAAATGTTAAAGAGTTGGCAACCGTTGTGGAAAGATCCATTCTTCTATGTCAGCAAGAATGGATTGATAGAGATGATTTATATTTGCCAGAAGTTGCGGAATGTTCTTATGATAGTTCCTATGAACAGGTTCGTAAAGATAGAGACTTTATCGAAAGAACTATAGAAAAAGTACGAGCAGAGATGGATGATAAGAATGAACAAAGGCAAAAGAGTATAGAAAGACCCGGTAAGCAAAGAGAAAACGTCGAAAGACAAAATCATGAAAGGCAAAGCAATGAAAGAAAGGGCTATGAAAGATTAGACAGGAAAAGAAGTCGTAAAGAAAATATTCTGAACAACATAGAAAGAATTCAAGAAGAGAAAGTGAAGGCTCTCTGTGCCATCTCTGAAGAAGAACAAGCCCCTCTGCCAAAGAAAAAAGATAAAGTTATACAAGGTGCTGGCTTTACTTTGGTTTTACAAGATGATGAGTCTATTTTCATTGAAGAAATAGAAAAAAGGCTTATTCAATATGCACTGGAGCGATACCAAGGCGATCAGAATCAAGCTTCTCGTGCTCTTGGTATGACGAGAGCCTCCTTGGCTTCTAGGATGCAAAAATACCAGATCAATCAGGGTAGTCGCAGAAGATGGTAG
- a CDS encoding biotin/lipoyl-containing protein, with protein sequence MVRTRQGGSRSPLRQKQAQVAAMICAQCYEQIEKLDQKSGRITVRSNGITSNTASAWSGRAGWRARGRAEALGQKTTDRSIEEIARQVASRMPESGREIFVKKFKVRVDNQMFYVEVEEIPGEGEGFATTAVPAQVAAPAAKVAPKVAAPKAAAPKVAAPAKAAAPAAGGEGAVQAPMPGTIIDVRVTVGQQVNAGDTVVVLEAMKMENELAAPKSGTVQDIGVKKGQAVNAGEVLVRIG encoded by the coding sequence TTGGTCCGTACTAGACAGGGTGGCTCCCGTAGCCCCTTACGGCAAAAGCAAGCACAAGTGGCGGCCATGATCTGCGCCCAATGCTATGAACAGATAGAAAAGCTCGATCAAAAGTCTGGTCGAATCACTGTTAGAAGTAACGGAATAACATCGAACACCGCTTCAGCTTGGTCTGGAAGAGCAGGCTGGCGTGCACGAGGCCGTGCAGAAGCACTTGGACAAAAGACAACAGATCGGTCCATAGAAGAAATCGCCAGGCAAGTCGCATCTCGAATGCCTGAAAGCGGGAGGGAAATATTTGTGAAAAAGTTTAAGGTTCGTGTTGATAACCAGATGTTCTATGTTGAAGTGGAAGAAATTCCTGGTGAAGGCGAAGGCTTTGCCACAACGGCTGTACCAGCACAAGTAGCAGCCCCTGCTGCCAAGGTGGCACCGAAAGTAGCAGCGCCAAAAGCGGCAGCTCCTAAAGTAGCAGCCCCAGCCAAAGCAGCAGCACCGGCGGCTGGTGGAGAGGGAGCTGTACAAGCACCTATGCCAGGAACAATTATCGATGTAAGAGTCACTGTTGGTCAACAAGTCAATGCTGGCGATACAGTTGTGGTACTGGAAGCGATGAAAATGGAAAATGAACTGGCTGCACCGAAAAGCGGTACGGTGCAAGATATTGGCGTCAAAAAAGGTCAGGCCGTCAATGCAGGTGAGGTACTGGTACGCATTGGCTAA
- a CDS encoding peptidoglycan-binding domain-containing protein, protein MNRRQFMAASLALLASITVAPSESIASAFTVNNRLLRHGVTGQDVQLLQSRLRDMGFLHVNPTGFFGTLTHDAVIAFQRFRGLQVDGIVGNQTLQALRPQMVQWSRATLLLPRGTDVLLTEPLSGQSFRARRTGGVNHADMEPLTWNETDRFRRIYGGRWSWERKPMIITIRGWRLAGSINGMPHDYNTLNNGFPGHFCIHFLGSRTHVRDALGSNQEDRQHQAAVRIAAGYGP, encoded by the coding sequence GTGAACCGACGACAGTTTATGGCTGCCTCTCTCGCACTTTTGGCTTCCATCACTGTAGCCCCCTCAGAATCCATTGCTTCGGCCTTTACCGTCAACAATCGTCTGCTGCGTCATGGCGTCACAGGTCAAGATGTACAGCTATTACAATCTAGACTTAGAGACATGGGCTTTCTCCATGTCAATCCTACCGGTTTTTTCGGCACACTTACCCATGACGCCGTCATAGCCTTTCAAAGATTTCGAGGTCTTCAAGTTGATGGTATTGTGGGCAACCAAACTTTACAAGCCTTACGCCCCCAGATGGTACAGTGGTCGAGAGCGACGCTATTGTTACCTAGAGGGACCGATGTTTTACTGACGGAACCTTTAAGTGGTCAGTCTTTTCGAGCGAGAAGAACAGGCGGCGTGAACCACGCCGATATGGAACCTTTGACCTGGAACGAAACAGACCGCTTTCGTCGTATTTACGGTGGTCGATGGAGTTGGGAGCGCAAGCCTATGATTATCACAATTCGTGGCTGGCGTTTGGCGGGCTCTATCAATGGGATGCCTCATGACTACAACACGCTGAACAATGGTTTCCCTGGCCATTTTTGTATTCACTTTTTAGGAAGTCGTACTCATGTCAGAGACGCACTCGGGAGTAATCAAGAAGATCGGCAACATCAGGCTGCTGTTCGTATAGCAGCTGGCTATGGACCCTAA
- a CDS encoding pyruvate carboxylase subunit B, which produces MERGLVKFTDTTLRDSHQSLLATRMKIEDMLPIIDKIDAIGYHSLEVWGGATFDTTMRFLNEDPWERLSIIKQYCKTPLQMLLRGQNVVGYKHYADDVLEAFVMYACKHGMDIFRVFDALNDVRNMEKAIEYVKKYGGHAQAVVSYSISPIHDVAYHVNMAKELQKRGADSICVKDMAGIMAPGPAYEIVKGIKEEVGLMVQVHTHYTSGMGAMMYMKAIEAGADVVDTAISSLALSTSQPATESMIVSLESLGYKTNLDLHKLKEIADYFKDVRKKYREFDLTDGTPDTNVLVYQVPGGMISNFLSQLAQQNALHKLPEVLAEVPKVREDFGFPPLVTPSSQIVGAQAALNVLLGERYKMATNEVKQYMRGFYGEPPGPVNEDVRKKIIGNEEVIHCRPADLIPPGMEEAKKGVAPVMQKEEDVVSYAIFPNVAYGFLEEKLSKKTGVDFKLAQEMSEGDKPVYPA; this is translated from the coding sequence ATGGAAAGAGGTCTTGTTAAGTTCACCGACACTACGTTGCGTGATAGTCATCAGTCTCTACTGGCCACTCGAATGAAAATCGAAGACATGCTGCCGATTATTGATAAAATAGACGCAATCGGCTACCATTCTCTCGAAGTATGGGGTGGAGCAACCTTTGATACCACAATGCGCTTTCTCAATGAAGATCCCTGGGAGCGTCTATCTATCATAAAACAATATTGTAAAACACCTTTGCAGATGTTATTGCGAGGTCAAAACGTCGTAGGTTATAAACATTATGCCGACGATGTTCTCGAAGCGTTCGTCATGTATGCTTGCAAGCACGGCATGGATATCTTCCGTGTCTTTGATGCGCTCAACGACGTACGTAACATGGAAAAAGCCATAGAATACGTCAAAAAATATGGCGGTCATGCCCAAGCTGTTGTCTCCTATTCGATTAGCCCTATTCATGACGTAGCTTATCACGTTAACATGGCCAAAGAGCTTCAAAAACGTGGTGCTGACTCCATTTGCGTAAAAGACATGGCGGGAATCATGGCACCAGGTCCTGCTTATGAAATCGTCAAAGGCATCAAAGAAGAAGTCGGACTTATGGTACAAGTACACACCCACTATACCTCTGGTATGGGTGCTATGATGTATATGAAAGCAATAGAAGCAGGTGCTGATGTTGTGGACACAGCCATCTCATCTCTCGCTTTATCGACATCGCAACCTGCTACAGAATCCATGATTGTTTCTTTAGAAAGCCTAGGTTACAAAACCAATCTAGACTTACACAAACTGAAAGAAATTGCAGACTACTTTAAAGATGTTCGTAAAAAATACCGTGAGTTTGACTTAACCGATGGCACACCTGATACGAACGTTCTTGTCTATCAGGTTCCAGGCGGTATGATCTCCAATTTCTTATCGCAGCTAGCACAGCAAAATGCACTGCATAAACTTCCAGAAGTGCTAGCAGAAGTGCCAAAAGTTAGGGAAGACTTCGGTTTCCCACCTCTTGTTACACCTTCTAGCCAGATTGTAGGCGCCCAGGCTGCCTTAAACGTCTTACTTGGTGAACGTTATAAAATGGCAACGAATGAAGTAAAACAGTACATGCGTGGTTTCTACGGCGAACCACCGGGTCCAGTAAATGAAGATGTTCGCAAAAAGATCATTGGTAATGAAGAAGTGATCCATTGTCGCCCTGCCGATCTAATTCCGCCAGGTATGGAGGAAGCAAAGAAAGGCGTAGCGCCGGTGATGCAGAAAGAGGAAGATGTTGTTTCATACGCTATCTTCCCCAATGTTGCCTATGGCTTTTTGGAAGAGAAGTTGTCTAAGAAGACAGGCGTTGATTTTAAGTTAGCCCAGGAAATGTCTGAAGGAGATAAGCCTGTCTATCCAGCCTAG
- a CDS encoding GerMN domain-containing protein has product MFQYKRLQRSIILLIFFLFITILFLSGCSNSRELVQEEAEKQNNIEKIVQLYFPDHDLNRLAREEYSFSGSKEEMVHQIFEQLKTGPRNDQLNTLIPEETRLLNVYVEEDRVTLDLSKDIYKVNIGSAGEALLVGSLVNSLTSGLNVTYLQILVEGQQVESIAGHVYIAEPLRYLNELTVRQGKIPHPSNLQELQSAVQEGHQVWRLDPIEVTRVDGIALGFLPDKDSFVLSEQSSSIGRAVVHVTHGEHKYLVYLVQPLRVGAEHIWVIDEVIVE; this is encoded by the coding sequence TTGTTCCAATACAAACGACTACAGCGCTCCATAATCTTACTCATTTTTTTCTTGTTCATCACGATACTTTTTTTATCTGGTTGTAGCAATTCTAGAGAACTTGTTCAAGAAGAAGCAGAAAAGCAAAACAATATAGAAAAAATTGTTCAGCTTTACTTTCCTGATCATGATTTGAATCGCCTTGCTCGTGAGGAATATTCTTTTTCCGGCTCTAAAGAAGAAATGGTGCATCAAATCTTTGAACAACTGAAAACGGGTCCTCGTAATGACCAGTTGAACACCCTCATTCCAGAAGAAACTAGGTTATTGAATGTATATGTTGAAGAAGATAGAGTTACTCTCGATCTATCAAAAGATATATATAAAGTAAACATTGGTTCTGCAGGAGAAGCACTGCTCGTTGGCTCTCTTGTCAATAGTCTTACATCGGGTCTCAACGTGACTTATCTGCAAATTCTTGTAGAAGGTCAGCAAGTAGAGTCCATAGCAGGTCATGTGTATATTGCAGAGCCTTTACGTTACCTTAATGAGTTGACAGTCCGACAAGGCAAAATTCCTCATCCTTCAAATTTACAGGAACTACAAAGCGCAGTCCAAGAAGGTCATCAGGTATGGCGCCTTGACCCTATAGAAGTGACTCGTGTTGACGGTATTGCCCTCGGCTTTTTACCCGACAAAGACTCTTTCGTCTTATCAGAGCAATCAAGTAGTATAGGTCGAGCGGTCGTGCATGTTACCCATGGTGAACATAAATACTTGGTCTATCTTGTTCAACCGCTCCGTGTAGGTGCTGAACATATCTGGGTAATTGATGAAGTTATAGTAGAATGA
- a CDS encoding isoprenylcysteine carboxyl methyltransferase family protein, which produces MYLFFHILYILLILQRLGELVLAQRNGHFLQQKGGYEVGREQYKIIILLHSLFFLALYTEVIFLESVAPLWWPLPAALFFLAQFIRYWAIFSLGPYWNTRIFVLPQAPVVTKGPYRYLRHPNYLVVVIELLTLPLIFGAYGTALIFTIANAYILSQRIALEERALAEATNYVEAMAHLPRWWPRRKKPVS; this is translated from the coding sequence TTGTATCTATTTTTTCACATTCTCTACATTCTACTGATTCTACAGCGACTTGGGGAGCTAGTGCTGGCGCAACGAAATGGTCATTTCTTGCAACAAAAGGGAGGCTACGAAGTCGGACGAGAGCAATACAAAATAATAATTTTACTACACAGTCTCTTTTTTCTTGCACTTTATACAGAAGTGATATTCCTAGAAAGTGTGGCACCTTTGTGGTGGCCTTTGCCTGCTGCTTTATTTTTTCTGGCGCAGTTTATTCGGTATTGGGCAATTTTTTCTCTCGGCCCTTACTGGAACACCCGTATTTTTGTATTGCCGCAGGCGCCTGTTGTTACCAAAGGGCCTTATCGCTATCTTCGACATCCCAATTATCTCGTTGTGGTTATCGAGTTGCTTACCTTACCGCTCATCTTTGGGGCTTACGGAACAGCCCTCATTTTTACAATTGCCAATGCCTATATACTTTCTCAACGCATTGCTTTGGAAGAACGAGCTTTGGCTGAAGCGACAAATTATGTAGAAGCAATGGCTCATCTACCTCGATGGTGGCCACGAAGAAAAAAGCCGGTCTCTTAA
- a CDS encoding metallophosphoesterase, with protein MGETAFFSIMRFLPVFAFLLVSYLSYMALVRWIPFFRPVNRRIIFWVLAFFSILPLVYSIVTGFQDAQPWLRFAYYPAIAWNIAQIIFLVSLPILFILHRYYLSEKNKDKKELQKATKEDNKKPNQEDKEERTSKVHLPDPLTRRRFIEGSITAVPFVALAVATQGTLVGDTRVVTRTFPITVPGLSKELDGLRLLQISDVHLGTFFPLNRWEEAIEMIAKEKPDILTITGDYVDDLTLLRPALAMADQLHPSLGSYYCLGNHEHYRGLKEVRAAFADSSIVNLENSSMTIADGQLCMVGVDYPFARQGLSRVEVRSQMLDQALQNAPEGVPRVLLTHHPDFFDEARMRGVELTLAGHTHGGQVGIGSRSFFPWALKYMRGWYGDEQSKLFVNSGLGHWLPFRLGCPSEIITVVLRRP; from the coding sequence TTGGGTGAAACAGCCTTTTTCTCTATAATGCGTTTTTTGCCTGTTTTTGCCTTCTTGTTGGTTAGCTATTTATCCTATATGGCATTGGTTCGATGGATTCCATTTTTTCGCCCCGTCAATCGAAGGATTATTTTTTGGGTTCTTGCATTTTTCTCAATATTGCCTCTAGTCTATAGCATTGTTACAGGCTTTCAAGATGCACAACCTTGGCTGCGATTTGCTTATTACCCCGCCATTGCCTGGAACATAGCGCAAATAATTTTTCTGGTTAGCCTGCCCATCCTTTTCATTCTTCATCGTTACTACCTTAGTGAGAAGAACAAAGATAAGAAGGAACTGCAAAAGGCAACAAAAGAAGATAACAAAAAACCGAATCAAGAAGATAAAGAGGAAAGAACAAGCAAGGTTCATTTGCCTGATCCGCTTACTCGACGACGATTCATTGAAGGTTCTATTACAGCCGTTCCATTTGTTGCGCTCGCTGTAGCAACACAAGGAACCCTGGTTGGCGATACTAGAGTTGTTACGAGAACCTTTCCCATCACCGTTCCTGGACTTTCCAAAGAACTAGATGGCCTCCGACTCCTTCAAATATCCGATGTTCATCTCGGTACTTTTTTTCCTTTAAATCGCTGGGAAGAGGCCATAGAGATGATTGCCAAAGAAAAGCCCGACATTCTAACGATTACGGGTGATTATGTAGACGATTTAACGTTACTAAGACCTGCATTGGCTATGGCCGATCAGCTTCATCCATCTCTTGGCTCTTACTATTGTCTTGGTAACCATGAGCACTACCGTGGTTTAAAGGAAGTGCGCGCTGCCTTTGCCGATAGCTCTATTGTGAATTTAGAAAACAGTTCAATGACCATCGCCGATGGTCAACTTTGTATGGTAGGTGTAGACTATCCTTTTGCGAGACAAGGCCTTTCTAGAGTTGAAGTCCGCAGCCAAATGCTTGATCAAGCTTTGCAAAATGCACCAGAAGGCGTGCCCAGAGTTCTCCTAACGCACCACCCTGACTTTTTTGATGAAGCTCGAATGCGAGGTGTTGAGCTTACTCTAGCCGGCCATACCCATGGAGGTCAGGTGGGTATAGGAAGTCGCTCCTTCTTTCCCTGGGCTCTGAAGTACATGCGAGGCTGGTATGGTGATGAACAAAGCAAGCTTTTTGTCAACAGTGGTCTAGGACACTGGCTACCCTTTCGTCTGGGCTGTCCATCAGAAATTATTACAGTTGTGCTGCGCCGACCTTGA
- a CDS encoding acyl-CoA carboxylase subunit beta — MNMEERLAQLEQYREKIKGGGGPKRIAKQHEAGKLTARERIDMLLDAGSFVEVGVFVGKSDFANLENPGEGVVVGQGTIDGRLVYVYAQDFTVSGGSLSKAHADKICKVMDLALKNGAPCIGLNDSGGARIQEGVDSLDGYGNIFYRNTISSGVIPQISAILGPCAGGAVYSPALTDFIFMVDGISRMFITGPQVIKAVTGEDVSPEELGGALTHNQKSGVAHFMADSEEESFAQIRTLLSYLPSNNMEDPPMADPVAPELDPEELLAIIPESPNQGYDMRDILMRIVDGGSYFEVQPLWAQNGITAFGRINGRPVGILANQPKVLAGCLDIDVSDKLARFVRFCNAFNIPLLTFEDVPGFLPGTNQEYGGIIRHGAKMLYAYSEATVPKITIILRKAYGGAYLAMCGKPLGCDVAYAWPTAEIAVMGPEGAANIIYRKEIENAEDPITMRQQMVERYREEVSNPYIATARGYVEDIIDPRETRSRLIATLEALANKRESRPVKKNGNIPV; from the coding sequence TTGAACATGGAAGAACGTTTGGCTCAATTGGAGCAATATCGTGAGAAGATCAAAGGTGGCGGAGGACCGAAACGGATCGCCAAACAACATGAAGCAGGCAAACTAACAGCACGCGAGCGGATTGATATGCTTCTCGATGCGGGCTCATTCGTAGAAGTAGGCGTTTTTGTAGGGAAATCAGACTTTGCCAACCTTGAGAATCCAGGTGAAGGCGTTGTAGTTGGTCAAGGTACCATCGATGGTCGTCTTGTCTATGTCTATGCGCAAGACTTTACTGTATCAGGCGGTTCCCTCTCTAAAGCACATGCTGATAAGATCTGCAAAGTTATGGACCTTGCCCTTAAAAACGGTGCACCTTGCATCGGTCTCAATGACTCTGGTGGCGCTCGTATTCAAGAAGGTGTAGATTCTCTCGATGGTTATGGAAACATTTTCTATCGGAATACCATTTCTTCCGGTGTCATTCCTCAGATTTCAGCCATCTTAGGGCCTTGCGCCGGCGGTGCTGTCTATTCACCCGCTCTTACGGACTTTATATTTATGGTGGACGGCATTTCAAGAATGTTTATTACAGGTCCGCAAGTAATCAAAGCGGTCACAGGTGAAGATGTTTCTCCTGAAGAGCTCGGTGGTGCTTTAACGCACAATCAAAAATCTGGTGTTGCTCACTTTATGGCTGATAGCGAAGAAGAAAGTTTTGCACAGATTCGCACTCTTTTATCCTATCTACCCTCTAACAACATGGAAGATCCCCCTATGGCAGATCCAGTAGCACCAGAATTAGATCCAGAAGAGTTGCTGGCAATCATTCCTGAAAGCCCGAACCAGGGTTATGACATGCGTGATATTTTAATGCGTATTGTCGATGGTGGCTCCTACTTTGAAGTTCAGCCATTGTGGGCACAAAACGGAATTACGGCCTTTGGGCGCATCAATGGTCGTCCAGTCGGTATATTGGCCAATCAGCCAAAAGTTCTTGCCGGTTGCCTTGACATAGATGTTTCTGACAAACTGGCTCGCTTTGTTCGCTTCTGCAATGCTTTTAACATTCCTTTATTAACTTTTGAAGATGTTCCTGGCTTTTTACCTGGTACGAACCAAGAGTATGGCGGCATCATTCGACATGGTGCAAAAATGCTATATGCATATTCAGAAGCAACAGTACCTAAAATCACAATTATTTTACGCAAAGCTTATGGAGGCGCCTATCTAGCCATGTGCGGTAAGCCTCTCGGTTGCGACGTTGCTTACGCTTGGCCTACTGCTGAAATTGCTGTCATGGGTCCAGAAGGGGCAGCCAACATTATTTATCGTAAAGAAATTGAAAATGCAGAAGATCCTATTACAATGCGTCAACAAATGGTGGAGCGATACCGGGAAGAAGTATCAAACCCCTATATCGCAACAGCCCGTGGCTATGTAGAAGATATTATTGATCCTAGAGAAACACGGAGTCGGCTTATTGCAACGTTAGAAGCTCTTGCGAACAAGCGTGAAAGTAGACCAGTGAAGAAGAACGGTAATATTCCTGTATAA
- a CDS encoding Asp23/Gls24 family envelope stress response protein, protein MQIYAFVGPSGTGKSHRAIRLAHDIHCQVIIDDGLLIQSNKILAGISAKKAATRIGAIKTALFHEEKHRDDAKKALAELSPQGVLILGTSDGMVKKIATRLDLPKIKEIIRIEDVASTKEIRKARYHRMQLGKHVVPAPAFEVKKRWSDGLINPIKVFFRKKSEERKAWAEQSIVRPTFTSLGNLSISSPALIDSVTYQAGTIEGVATIEKVDVDYNDGDIIVDLFVTLYGGQPLNQLGKAIQERVLQVLDSGLGVSVRAVNVHIDNVVFED, encoded by the coding sequence ATGCAGATATACGCTTTCGTCGGTCCCAGTGGTACTGGGAAAAGCCACAGAGCCATCCGTTTGGCCCACGACATACACTGTCAGGTCATCATCGACGATGGTCTGTTAATACAAAGCAATAAGATATTAGCAGGCATATCCGCCAAAAAAGCAGCAACCCGCATCGGCGCTATTAAGACAGCTTTGTTTCATGAAGAAAAACATCGGGATGATGCCAAAAAAGCACTGGCTGAACTATCTCCACAAGGTGTGCTTATTCTGGGTACATCCGACGGAATGGTCAAAAAAATTGCGACTCGACTGGATCTGCCAAAAATAAAAGAAATCATTCGCATTGAAGATGTAGCATCGACGAAAGAAATCCGCAAAGCTCGTTATCATCGTATGCAACTGGGCAAACACGTCGTACCTGCACCTGCTTTTGAAGTGAAAAAGCGCTGGTCTGATGGTTTGATTAATCCGATCAAAGTATTCTTTCGCAAAAAAAGTGAAGAGCGAAAAGCCTGGGCAGAACAGTCTATTGTAAGACCTACCTTTACATCTCTTGGTAACCTTTCCATCTCTAGTCCTGCTCTTATTGATAGTGTTACCTATCAAGCAGGTACAATTGAAGGTGTAGCGACCATAGAGAAGGTTGATGTAGATTATAATGACGGTGATATCATTGTCGATCTTTTCGTAACCCTCTACGGCGGACAACCTTTGAATCAACTTGGCAAAGCCATTCAAGAACGGGTGCTGCAGGTGCTTGATTCTGGACTTGGTGTTTCTGTTCGTGCTGTAAATGTGCATATTGATAATGTTGTGTTTGAAGATTAA
- a CDS encoding type III polyketide synthase codes for MTHILAVGTAVPEQVVRQSEARLFAQEFFKEEFKDMHRLLQVFERSKIEKRHFCMPSSWFEKKVSFSEKNKLYQEQGLTLGTKAVEKCLQKAGLSAQDIDGIVFVSSTGIATPSLDMYFANLLGLKAEVRRMPLWGLGCCGGAVGLSRAAELAKATPGKNILLLTLELCGLTFMHSDRSKSNLIATALFADGAAAALLSQESNDTKESRTIVQAGPTILDWQSHYWPESLDVMGWDLTDDGLQVVFSRHIPSLVKKEIKNIVEPFISRHKLTFDQIDFLIAHPGGLKVLDAYEEALGLEYEKTELSREILCQYGNMSSATVLFVLEETMKREPKKGSYGLLTALGPGFCSELLLVQW; via the coding sequence ATGACTCATATTCTTGCCGTGGGAACTGCTGTGCCGGAGCAAGTGGTTAGACAGTCGGAAGCGCGACTATTTGCGCAGGAATTTTTTAAAGAGGAATTTAAGGATATGCATCGTTTGCTGCAGGTTTTTGAACGAAGCAAAATTGAGAAGCGCCACTTTTGTATGCCTTCTTCTTGGTTTGAGAAAAAAGTATCTTTTTCCGAAAAAAACAAACTCTATCAAGAGCAAGGTCTTACATTAGGCACAAAAGCGGTGGAGAAGTGCTTGCAGAAAGCAGGCTTGTCGGCGCAGGATATTGATGGAATCGTCTTTGTTTCTTCTACAGGTATTGCCACACCATCTCTAGACATGTACTTTGCCAATCTTTTAGGGCTCAAGGCAGAAGTACGACGCATGCCTTTATGGGGTCTCGGTTGTTGCGGTGGTGCTGTCGGTCTTAGTCGAGCTGCCGAACTTGCCAAAGCTACTCCAGGAAAAAATATACTTTTGCTAACCCTAGAGTTATGTGGCCTTACCTTTATGCATTCTGATCGCTCTAAAAGCAACTTAATTGCCACTGCTTTATTTGCCGATGGTGCTGCGGCAGCTCTTCTATCACAGGAGAGCAACGATACGAAGGAGTCTAGAACAATTGTTCAAGCAGGACCTACTATCTTAGACTGGCAAAGTCATTACTGGCCTGAAAGCCTGGACGTCATGGGTTGGGATCTAACGGATGATGGGTTGCAAGTTGTTTTTTCTCGACATATTCCTAGTTTGGTCAAGAAAGAAATAAAAAACATTGTAGAACCTTTTATTTCTAGGCACAAGTTGACCTTCGACCAGATAGACTTCTTAATTGCCCATCCTGGAGGGCTAAAAGTACTTGATGCTTATGAAGAAGCGCTTGGGTTAGAGTATGAAAAGACCGAGCTTTCTAGAGAAATTCTTTGCCAATATGGCAATATGTCATCAGCGACAGTACTTTTTGTGTTAGAAGAAACAATGAAAAGGGAACCGAAAAAAGGTAGCTACGGTCTACTCACAGCACTAGGCCCAGGCTTTTGCTCGGAACTTCTTCTGGTGCAATGGTGA